In Helianthus annuus cultivar XRQ/B chromosome 8, HanXRQr2.0-SUNRISE, whole genome shotgun sequence, a single genomic region encodes these proteins:
- the LOC110870140 gene encoding serine/threonine-protein kinase WNK2-like produces MVSSSDTGVSDTLDPMAVVSDNEIPSEGDVYISDTTSTDDDDFQPFALPDIGVQPADGIPVGDLPLAVIPAPIPLAAFPVVDAPLDVVSDDDIDLFEEGAPEDDYEGGAPIDADVILPIVEAPAEELPVGSPVPDSLESVASASLHDHSVQHHSSDADPDMAMSAAPGPSHEFEFDHEVDDDFDPVFPPDFDPDQEIEFIHMDQPLEAPVAPIDPLFDIPADFYMDLVDPEPVMAPEPLVAPDPALEHDTVHDDAPTIAPLVDDIPIVDLPVVAPPLVDDPVVDSPLPDPVPVLVDCAPFAAHMDPRYADTRNGWIDDDDDYPPFVLPVTPPVAPVSAPTDIPLFHPHTTDAHRTDLPITFLQDIPPPRPEEGSSR; encoded by the coding sequence atggtttCATCTTCAGACACAGGAGTATCGGACACCTTGGATCCTATGGCAGTTGTGTCAGATAACGAGATACCATCAGAGGGAGACGTATACATCTCAGACACCACGAGTACAGATGACGAtgattttcagcccttcgcgctGCCAGACATCGGAGTTCAGCCTGCTGATGGCATTCCTGTTGGGGATTTAcctcttgcggtgatccctgctcctattCCGCTTGCTGCTTTCCCTGTGGTGGATGCGCCACTCGATGTCGTATCTGATGACGACATAGATCTGTTCGAGGAGGGTGCGCCTGAGGACGactatgagggcggggcccctatTGATGCTGATGTTATTCTTCCCATTGTTGAGGCCCCTGCAGAGGAGCTTCCTGttggttcacctgtcccagattcattggagtctgtggcatctgcgtcTTTGCACGACCATAGTGTGCAGCATCACTCTTCTGACGCCGACCCCGACATGGCGATGTCAGCTGCACCTGGTCCGTCACACGAGTTCGAGTTTGACCATGAGGTCGATGACGATTTTGATCCAGTCTTTCCCCCTGACTTCGATCCTGACCAGGAGATCGAGTTTATTCACATGGACCAGCCCTTAGAGGCGCCCGTAGCTCCTATTGATCCTTTGTTTGACATTCCTGCTGATTTTTACATGGATCTTGTTGATCCTGAGCCCGTCATGGCCCCAGAGCCTCTTGTTGCTCCTGATCCTGCACTAGAGCATGACACTGTTCATGATGATGCACCAACCATTGCACCCcttgttgatgatatacccatTGTTGATCTTCCCGTTGTTGCTCCACCATTGGtggatgatcctgttgttgattCACCGTTACCTGATCCCGTGCCGGTATTGGTCGACTGTGCACCTTTTGCTGCTCACATGGATCCTCGTTATGCCGACACCCGCAACGGGTGgatcgatgacgatgacgattacccaccGTTTGTGCTACCTGTCACTCCTCCAGTAGCACCTGTTTCTGCACCCACTGATATTCCATTGTTTCACCCGCACACCACAGACGCCCATCGTACCGATCTTCCCATTACGTTcctccaggacataccgccacctcgtCCTGAAGAGGGGTCATCGAGGTAG